From a single Bacillus gobiensis genomic region:
- a CDS encoding YaiI/YqxD family protein, translated as MEGWRIKFLDEAKRTIFVDADACPVKDEIRLVASNFHTNILFVASYVHYQQTSENENWKYVDPQKEAVDLFILNHIRAGDIAVTQDIGLASLLLGKHATVISERGRLYHESTIDLALERRYLSQKERRRGVHMKGPKKLVKEDRERFSARLQKILSNNEGII; from the coding sequence ATGGAGGGATGGAGAATTAAATTTCTTGATGAAGCGAAAAGGACAATTTTTGTGGACGCAGATGCGTGTCCTGTGAAAGATGAGATTCGGCTCGTTGCCTCAAACTTTCACACGAATATTCTCTTTGTTGCTTCATATGTTCATTATCAGCAAACATCAGAAAATGAAAACTGGAAATATGTAGATCCTCAAAAAGAAGCTGTTGACCTATTTATCCTGAACCATATACGTGCAGGTGATATCGCGGTCACACAAGATATCGGACTCGCGTCCTTGCTTCTGGGAAAACATGCGACAGTTATTTCTGAAAGAGGCCGTTTATATCACGAATCAACAATTGACCTTGCATTAGAAAGACGATATCTTTCTCAAAAGGAGCGCAGGCGGGGCGTACACATGAAAGGCCCTAAAAAGCTTGTTAAAGAGGATCGTGAACGTTTTTCTGCCCGATTGCAAAAAATCTTGTCGAATAATGAAGGAATTATTTAA